CAGTTCTTCGCGGCGTTTCAGATAGCCGTCAAAATTGTCTGCAAGGGTTTTTACGGTGTATGTCGGGATCGCGGAATTCAGCAGCCAGTGCGACGAGAGGCCTGTGAAAATAATGCCGAGTCCTGCACCGACGGCCATCGCTGCGCCGGTCGTCGCGGCGCGCGAAGGGTCCTCGCGGACCCAGTCGGCGCCTTTGCTTGCGGCTTTCATTGCGGAATCTAAGGTCGAGGACATGCTGGCGCCGAAACCGACCATTTTCGCCACGCGTTTTGCGTTCGTGCCGACGGTGTCGGCGGCATCACCTACTAAGTCGCCCGCTTTTTCCGCTGCGTCCACGACAACGCCGCCCGCTTTTGCCCCGGCGTCCGAAGCCGCATCGCGAACCGGTTCGCTGACGTTCCAGGCAGACTTTACGGCTCCGCTCGCCGTCGATGCAATGTCTTCCGCGACCTTGACCGCCTGCTTGCCGATGTCGGATCGCTCGGCCTCGGCCTTGACGTAGTCGGCGCCCTTTTGGGCGGTATCGACGATGGCACGTGCTCCTTCCTCGATCTTATCCTTCAGCCCGAGCTGTGCGTCGATCTCCTCAAATTTCTCCGTCGCCCGTTTCTGCCAACTTTCAAACTTTTCTTTGTAATCCGTCATCTCTGCCTCCGTCCGCAAAAGTATTTTACGCTTTTTTTCGTGCGATAGTTCCTTAATTGAACTCTTCGAAAATCGGCAATGCCCCCGCAAAGGTTTTGTGTTTTTGCTATCCTACGGTATTCGATCTTGGAAAGATGCTGATAATAAAATGCCCCGAATGCGGGAAAGACGTTGATTTTCACGCGAGCGAATTCCGGCCGTTCTGTTCGGAGCGCTGCAAGCTGCTTGATTTCGGTGCGTGGGCGGACGAAAGTTACAGCCTGCCCGCTGAAGCAACTTCGCTGTCAGAAGAGGACATCGAAGCCGTCGAGCGAGCACAAAGGGAGAAAGAGCGGCAATGAACTCGATCCTATTGGCCGATGCCGGCAGTTACCTGATCATCGCGGGCGTTGTTTTCTTTTTCGTGATGGCAGCGGCGGCCTACATTACGTTCAGGATGCTGCGTAAGACGCTTAGAATGACGATGCGCATCATCATCGCAGCGATCATGTTGCTGGTCGCGTCTGGCGGCGGCTCCGCTCTGTGGTATTGGGGAAGATCGGACGCCCGCACTCCAACCAACCGTCAGCCTGCGAAGGGTACATCACCGCGATAAATGTCGATAGACGCGACCGCAGAGAATAACAGTGGATGGCGGCGCTATCTGCGGATGCCGCGAAACGTCGTGGCGCTTAGTGCGGTCGCGTTTCTCAACGACGTCTCCAGCGAGATAATCTATCCGCTTCTTCCGGCTTTCCTTTTCCTGAGCCTCGGAGCAACGCCCTTCGCCATTGGCCTTATCGAAGGCTTTGCCGAATCAGTCTCAAGCCTGCTCAAGCTTGTCTCCGGCTATTTAAGCGACAAATTCAATAAGCGCAAGCTGCCGGTGTTTTTCGGATATTCGCTTTCGGCGATGACACGCCCGCTGCTTGCGTTTGCCTCGAGCTGGCCGCAGGTTCTCGTCGTCCGCATTGCAGACCGAACCGGCAAAGGTATCCGCGGAGCGCCGCGAGACGCCCTTATCGCCGAAAGCGTACCCCAAAAAGAGCGCGGATTTGCATTCGGCTTCAACCGTGCCGCGGATCACCTCGGTGCCGTGTTCGGCCCCATCGCGGCGTTCTTTTTGTTGTGGCTCTTTGCAGCCGACCCTGAAAATCCTGCTATCGGCGAATATCAAAAGGTGTTTTTGGTCGCTGCCATTCCTGTAGTGATCGGGCTTTTCGTTATCGCGGTTTTCGTGCGGGAAAAAGACGCTGTCGTTTCGCCGCACGAAACGGCGGAACCGCTGAAATTTTCTCTAAAAGGTTTCGACGGCAACTTCAAACGCTTTCTATTCGTCATCGCACTTTTCACTCTGTCGAACTCGACGGACGCGTTCTTGCTGCTGCGGGCCGCGGACGCGGGCGTTACGCCGGTCGAGATACCGCTGCTGTGGATGACGCTGCATCTCAGTAAGGTCGCGAGTTCACTTGTCGGCGGCGACCTGTCCGACCGTCTCGGGCGCAAGAAAGTGATAATCGCAGGTTGGGTGGTTTATGCGGCGGTCTATGCCGGCTTCGCATTTGTCGATTCTGCGTGGCAGGTGTGGGCTCTGTTCATCATTTACGGAGTATATTTCGGCCTGACCGAAGGCGTCGAAAAAGCGTTCGTTGCTGACATGGTAAGCGAACGGCTGCGCGGCACTGCATACGGCTTGTATAACCTGGCATTCGGGATCACGGTCTTTCCGGCGTCGCTGCTGTTCGGATTGATCTGGTATGAATTTGGGGCGCCGTCAGCATTTCTGACAAGCGCCCTCATATCGTTCGCGGCCATCGGGCTGATCACTACCGTGAGGCCCGCTCACCGCCACTAATTAACGAAGGCCCAAACCGCCGTCGTTAAGCCGGATCGAGTTCAGCATATTGCGGAACGTGTTCTGATAACGCGACATCTGATCCTCCGGAACAACCGACGCCACATAGAACAGCTCACCGTTTCGCAGCATGGTCGTGTGAATGTAAACGACCTCTGTGCGGCCAGTGATCGGAGAACGGCCCGCAAGCGTTGTCGTCGCTCCTTGGCGGCCGGCGAGGGTTGTCCGCGAGAATTGGTCACGCTGTCGCAGGAAGTTGTTCGCCTGCAGAATGCCGCGGACGTATTCCTCGGTGTCGTTCTCGAGCCTTCGCGTCGAGCCTCGGTAAATTCCGAGCATCGCTCCGTGAGTGATGCCCTGATTTCCGTAAGCACCGTCCGGCGAGAACATCACGCTGTCACCCGACGGAAAATCGCGCCAGTTCGTCGGCACGTTCACGCGGAGCCAGTTCAGGCCGGAGTAAGTGCGGAGCCGCGTTGACGGAAACTGGACGTTATTCGAATAGCGTCCCGAGGCAGTGGGATTTTGATCGCCTTGGCCTTGCCCGGCTTTGTAGTCGCGCTCGATCTCAGCCATCGTTCTAGCCGGCGGCATCGACCGCAGCCGTTCCTGAATTCTGCCGAATGCACGCCAGTCGTTATTCGGATACGGGCGAATGGTCAGGTACTGAGCTTCGCGGTTTATCTTCTCGAAACGATTGCCGGGATCCGGGTGCGACGACAGCCATTCCGGGCCGCCGCGTCCTTTTCCGTCCTCGGCAATAGTGCGGAAAACATTCGCGAGGTCGCGCGGGTCATATCCCGCGTTCGCCATTATCTGTGCACCCAATACATCAGATTGTGTCTCGTATTCGCGGCTGTATTTCGTCATCCACGCTGCGGCACCAAGCATGCCGAGTTGAGCACCGGCTTCGCCGCCGAGTATCGCACCGCCGATGATCATGCCCAACATTCCGAGCGTGTTTTTGGCGCTAGACTGCTTCGTTGCCTGTGCGGTTGCGTGCCGCAGTGCGACGTGCGAGATCTCGTGCGCCATCACGCCGGCCATCTCGCCTTCGTTGCGTGCCTTTTCGATCATGCCGCGGTTCACGTACATCGGTCCGCCGGGCAGAGCGAAGGCATTAAGGTCGCTCGCATTTACGATCTGAAAACGATAGTCAAATGCGGGCTGGTTGAACTGACGCGGAATTGAATCCACCAATCGGCGTCCTACCCGCTGGACATACTCAACTGCCTCTCGGTCATTGAGAAGCGGGAACTGCTGTTCGACCTGATTTGCGGCGTCACGCCCGAGCTTGATGTCCTCTTCCACCTTGTATTTGTTCTTCGGCATGCTGACCTGTGTCTGCTGTCCGAGAACGAGTATCGGCGTTGCCGCGATCAAGACCGCCAGTGCTGCCGAAAGATGTTTTCTGATCATAAATGTAGTTTTCATAATGCCCTCCGTATATTTAAATTGAAATTACGATAAAGGGAGCCGGTTGGCAATCTTACGATGAACGCACGGGCGTGCGCGGTTCGCCGCAAAATTAGGCGCGGACCCACTGAGGGGCGGCAG
This sequence is a window from Acidobacteriota bacterium. Protein-coding genes within it:
- a CDS encoding DNA gyrase inhibitor YacG, which translates into the protein MLIIKCPECGKDVDFHASEFRPFCSERCKLLDFGAWADESYSLPAEATSLSEEDIEAVERAQREKERQ
- a CDS encoding MFS transporter, which encodes MPRNVVALSAVAFLNDVSSEIIYPLLPAFLFLSLGATPFAIGLIEGFAESVSSLLKLVSGYLSDKFNKRKLPVFFGYSLSAMTRPLLAFASSWPQVLVVRIADRTGKGIRGAPRDALIAESVPQKERGFAFGFNRAADHLGAVFGPIAAFFLLWLFAADPENPAIGEYQKVFLVAAIPVVIGLFVIAVFVREKDAVVSPHETAEPLKFSLKGFDGNFKRFLFVIALFTLSNSTDAFLLLRAADAGVTPVEIPLLWMTLHLSKVASSLVGGDLSDRLGRKKVIIAGWVVYAAVYAGFAFVDSAWQVWALFIIYGVYFGLTEGVEKAFVADMVSERLRGTAYGLYNLAFGITVFPASLLFGLIWYEFGAPSAFLTSALISFAAIGLITTVRPAHRH
- a CDS encoding M48 family metalloprotease yields the protein MKTTFMIRKHLSAALAVLIAATPILVLGQQTQVSMPKNKYKVEEDIKLGRDAANQVEQQFPLLNDREAVEYVQRVGRRLVDSIPRQFNQPAFDYRFQIVNASDLNAFALPGGPMYVNRGMIEKARNEGEMAGVMAHEISHVALRHATAQATKQSSAKNTLGMLGMIIGGAILGGEAGAQLGMLGAAAWMTKYSREYETQSDVLGAQIMANAGYDPRDLANVFRTIAEDGKGRGGPEWLSSHPDPGNRFEKINREAQYLTIRPYPNNDWRAFGRIQERLRSMPPARTMAEIERDYKAGQGQGDQNPTASGRYSNNVQFPSTRLRTYSGLNWLRVNVPTNWRDFPSGDSVMFSPDGAYGNQGITHGAMLGIYRGSTRRLENDTEEYVRGILQANNFLRQRDQFSRTTLAGRQGATTTLAGRSPITGRTEVVYIHTTMLRNGELFYVASVVPEDQMSRYQNTFRNMLNSIRLNDGGLGLR